In Sporosarcina sp. PTS2304, a genomic segment contains:
- the icd gene encoding NADP-dependent isocitrate dehydrogenase: MANDGKITVTNGVLNVPDHATIPFIIGDGTGPDIWNAASRVIEAAVEKAYNGEKKINWLEVLAGEKAFNETGDWLPKETLETIEEYLIAIKGPLTTPIGGGFRSLNVALRQELDLYTCLRPVRYFEGVPSPVKRPEDCDMVIFRENTEDIYAGIEYQQGTDEAKKLVNFLQTELGVKNIRFPETSGLGIKPISEEGTKRIVRAALKYTIEEGRKSLTIVHKGNIMKFTEGAFASWAYELAEEEFGDKVFTWKQYDRIKDAEGTEAANKAQTEAEEAGKIIVKDAIADIFLQQILTRPKEFDVVVTMNLNGDYISDALAAQVGGIGIAPGANINYETGHAIFEATHGTAPKYAGLDKVNPSSVLLSGVMMLEHLGWKEAADLITKSIEKTIASKVVTYDFARLMDNATEVKASGFADALIENL; this comes from the coding sequence ATGGCTAATGATGGAAAGATTACAGTAACTAACGGTGTTTTAAACGTTCCAGATCACGCAACGATTCCTTTCATTATAGGCGATGGCACAGGTCCAGATATTTGGAACGCAGCTTCTCGCGTAATTGAAGCAGCTGTTGAAAAAGCTTATAACGGTGAAAAGAAAATTAATTGGCTTGAAGTTCTTGCAGGAGAAAAGGCATTCAATGAAACAGGTGATTGGCTTCCAAAAGAAACACTTGAGACAATTGAGGAATATCTAATTGCGATTAAAGGACCACTTACAACGCCAATTGGTGGAGGATTCCGTTCATTGAACGTTGCATTACGTCAAGAACTTGATCTTTACACGTGCTTGCGTCCGGTTCGTTATTTCGAAGGTGTACCTTCACCCGTGAAACGTCCTGAGGATTGTGACATGGTTATTTTCCGTGAGAACACAGAAGATATCTATGCTGGTATCGAGTATCAACAAGGTACTGACGAAGCTAAAAAATTAGTTAACTTCCTTCAAACAGAGCTAGGAGTTAAAAATATTCGTTTCCCTGAAACTTCAGGTCTTGGTATCAAACCGATTTCAGAAGAAGGCACAAAACGCATTGTACGTGCGGCTTTGAAGTATACAATTGAAGAAGGACGTAAATCCTTAACAATCGTACACAAAGGTAATATTATGAAGTTTACAGAAGGTGCATTTGCAAGTTGGGCATATGAGCTGGCTGAAGAAGAGTTCGGCGATAAAGTGTTCACTTGGAAGCAATACGATCGTATTAAAGATGCAGAAGGTACAGAAGCTGCGAACAAAGCACAAACTGAAGCTGAAGAAGCTGGCAAAATCATCGTTAAAGATGCAATTGCAGACATCTTCTTGCAGCAAATTTTGACACGTCCAAAAGAGTTTGATGTAGTAGTTACAATGAATTTGAATGGAGATTATATTTCTGATGCACTTGCTGCACAAGTTGGTGGTATCGGAATCGCTCCAGGGGCAAACATTAACTATGAAACTGGACATGCTATTTTCGAAGCTACTCATGGTACTGCACCTAAATACGCAGGTTTAGATAAAGTTAACCCTTCATCTGTTCTTCTTTCAGGCGTCATGATGCTTGAACACCTAGGATGGAAAGAAGCAGCTGACTTGATCACTAAGTCTATCGAAAAAACAATTGCTTCTAAAGTCGTAACATACGATTTCGCACGTCTGATGGACAATGCAACAGAAGTGAAAGCATCTGGATTCGCTGATGCTTTAATCGAAAATCTATAA
- the citZ gene encoding citrate synthase, which translates to MTATKGLEGIVAAQTQISSIIDDTLTYVGYGIDDLADNASFEEVVYLLWHKRLPNEKELAEIKQQLEDNAEIPQGVIDHFKTYPIDKVHPMAALRTAISLLGLYDDKAEDMSPEENYNKAIKLQAKVSTVVTAFARIRKGQEPVAPKKGLSYAANFLYMLSGEEPADIAEEAFNKALVLHADHELNASTFTARVCVATLSDMYSGVTAAIGALKGPLHGGANEAVMNMLMEIGDEDKVEPYIREKLANKEKIMGFGHRVYRSGDPRAKHLREMSKKLTALRGEEKWYNMSEQIEAIVTGEKKLPPNVDFYSASVYHSLDIDHDIFTPIFAVSRFSGWIAHILEQYENNRLIRPRAEYVGPGMQKYVPINER; encoded by the coding sequence ATGACAGCAACAAAAGGATTGGAAGGTATCGTTGCAGCACAAACTCAAATCAGTTCAATTATCGATGACACTCTTACATACGTAGGTTATGGCATCGATGACTTGGCGGATAATGCTAGTTTTGAAGAGGTTGTTTATCTTCTTTGGCATAAGCGTCTTCCGAACGAAAAGGAGCTTGCTGAGATTAAACAGCAACTAGAAGATAATGCAGAAATTCCACAAGGGGTAATCGATCACTTCAAAACATATCCAATCGACAAAGTGCATCCAATGGCAGCACTTCGTACAGCAATCTCGCTTCTAGGATTATATGATGATAAAGCTGAAGATATGTCGCCAGAAGAAAACTACAATAAGGCTATTAAACTTCAAGCAAAAGTTTCAACAGTTGTAACTGCTTTCGCGCGTATCCGAAAAGGACAAGAGCCAGTAGCGCCTAAAAAAGGTCTTAGCTATGCAGCGAACTTCCTTTACATGCTTTCTGGGGAAGAGCCTGCTGATATCGCGGAAGAAGCATTCAATAAAGCACTTGTTTTACATGCAGACCATGAGTTGAACGCTTCCACATTCACTGCACGTGTTTGTGTAGCGACACTTTCTGATATGTATTCAGGCGTAACTGCTGCAATCGGCGCTTTAAAAGGCCCGTTACACGGCGGTGCAAACGAAGCGGTTATGAACATGTTGATGGAAATCGGTGATGAAGATAAGGTCGAGCCGTACATCCGTGAAAAGCTAGCAAACAAAGAAAAAATCATGGGCTTCGGTCACCGTGTATACCGTTCTGGTGATCCACGTGCGAAGCATTTACGTGAAATGTCTAAGAAATTGACTGCTCTTCGCGGTGAAGAAAAGTGGTATAATATGTCTGAACAAATCGAAGCAATTGTAACTGGCGAAAAGAAATTGCCGCCAAATGTTGATTTCTACTCCGCTTCGGTATATCATTCATTAGACATCGATCATGATATTTTCACACCTATTTTTGCAGTTTCTCGTTTTTCAGGATGGATTGCACATATCCTAGAGCAATACGAAAACAACCGCTTGATCCGCCCGCGTGCTGAGTACGTAGGACCAGGTATGCAGAAGTATGTACCAATCAATGAACGATAA
- a CDS encoding AI-2E family transporter encodes MLSIDKKSLQTFSRQWLPAISIVLFILIIPPIGFAIILAFFSAPLVNSLISLTKLPAFLATLIVMSLLAFLLYSFIFLLINGLISVIWAIEDQLILILEMVDVKGWNINDIAENLIQSSHEAVEGFISFFQKFFQQLFSTFMFIIAFFFALRESATNRFWFLVYFPKNFRTNATRVFSKASRLMGHFFSVQLRLFFVTFVLMSIGFRLLQFESYLTKAFLLSLVDSIPFLGIGLVFLPMIAFTFYIENLQLAVGLLILYIILLVTRQMTESYLWAHTFKLRTVHSFLITACAVYLFGIYGVLFLPFFLFLALKIKEHPTFT; translated from the coding sequence ATGTTATCCATAGACAAAAAAAGTTTACAAACCTTTTCACGTCAATGGTTACCTGCAATATCCATTGTACTTTTTATACTTATTATTCCGCCTATCGGTTTTGCAATAATTTTAGCGTTTTTTTCTGCTCCACTCGTAAATTCTTTAATTTCGTTAACAAAACTCCCTGCATTTTTAGCTACTCTTATCGTTATGAGTTTGCTAGCTTTTCTTTTATATTCATTTATTTTCTTACTAATTAACGGGCTTATTTCTGTAATTTGGGCAATAGAAGATCAACTGATTCTTATATTAGAAATGGTCGATGTAAAGGGCTGGAATATAAATGACATTGCTGAAAATCTCATTCAATCCAGTCATGAGGCAGTTGAGGGATTCATTAGCTTTTTCCAAAAGTTCTTCCAACAATTGTTTAGCACATTTATGTTTATTATTGCTTTTTTTTTCGCTTTACGAGAAAGTGCAACGAATCGATTTTGGTTTTTAGTATACTTTCCAAAGAATTTCAGAACAAATGCAACTCGTGTTTTTTCTAAGGCCAGCCGGCTGATGGGACATTTCTTCTCAGTTCAACTCAGACTTTTTTTCGTTACCTTTGTACTTATGAGTATCGGATTCCGACTTTTACAGTTCGAGTCTTATCTCACAAAAGCTTTTTTACTTTCATTAGTCGATAGTATCCCTTTTTTAGGAATCGGATTGGTGTTTTTACCGATGATCGCGTTTACATTTTATATTGAAAACTTGCAATTAGCTGTTGGATTGTTAATTTTATACATTATTTTATTAGTCACAAGACAGATGACAGAATCTTATTTATGGGCACATACTTTTAAATTACGCACTGTTCATTCATTTCTAATCACTGCTTGTGCTGTTTACTTATTTGGTATTTACGGAGTACTATTTCTACCATTTTTTCTTTTTTTAGCGTTAAAAATTAAGGAACATCCTACCTTTACATGA
- a CDS encoding FxsA family protein encodes MKWLVTFFIIVPTAELALLTVSGKTLGIVPTILIIIATGIGGAYLAKKQGLRAWRDLQHRMTTRETPGKALIDSVCILFGGLLLLMPGFLTDLIGLLLLFSGPRKILYPFIVKWLYNKMKNGQIRVM; translated from the coding sequence ATGAAATGGTTAGTGACTTTTTTCATTATTGTACCAACCGCAGAATTGGCATTATTGACGGTTTCAGGTAAGACACTCGGTATTGTTCCAACCATATTAATTATTATCGCAACGGGAATTGGTGGGGCTTACCTAGCAAAAAAACAAGGGTTAAGAGCATGGCGTGATCTACAGCACCGCATGACAACTAGAGAAACTCCGGGTAAGGCTTTGATCGATAGTGTATGCATATTATTTGGCGGTTTGCTCCTTTTGATGCCAGGATTTTTGACAGACTTGATCGGATTGCTCCTGTTATTTAGCGGTCCCCGCAAAATTTTGTATCCATTCATCGTGAAGTGGCTGTATAACAAAATGAAAAATGGTCAAATTCGAGTCATGTAA
- the pyk gene encoding pyruvate kinase, whose protein sequence is MRKTKIVCTIGPASESYETLGKLIDAGMNVARLNFSHGTQEEHKTRIERIRKAAAEKGKVIGILLDTKGPEIRTHKMTDGQIELVRGQSVDISMEEVLGTDKVFSVTYEELIKDVDRGSFVLLDDGLIELEVTGKDEENGLIHTKVINAGPLKDNKGVNVPNVSVQLPGITDKDKEDILFGITQGVDFIAASFVRRASDVMEIRELLDNNDGEKIHIVPKIENQEGVDNLDEILQLSDGLMVARGDLGVEIPAEEVPLVQKTMIKKCNQFGKPVITATQMLDSMQRNPRPTRAEASDVANAILDGSDAIMLSGETAAGLYPVESVKVMCKIALSTEESMDFKSVVSTRTREKEGNLTEAIGQAAAYTALNLNVKAILAPTESGQTAGMIAKYRPGVPIIAVTRSEVICNKLTLIWGVYPIVGKKALDIDGILQESVEESVKHQYVTHGDVVIITAGVPVGKAGTTNLMKLHVIGDLIGRGQGIGKNIAFGKAKIVTSSKEALSLVNEGDIIVTHATDRDMYAALEKCGGIITETAGLTSHAAVVGLSLGIPVIVGVENITSVIKNGSDITMDAASGVIYNGHAKVL, encoded by the coding sequence GTGAGAAAGACGAAAATAGTGTGTACAATCGGCCCAGCAAGCGAATCATATGAAACGCTTGGGAAATTGATTGACGCAGGGATGAACGTAGCTCGACTAAACTTCTCCCATGGCACCCAAGAAGAACATAAAACACGAATTGAAAGAATTCGTAAAGCAGCAGCAGAAAAAGGCAAAGTAATCGGTATTTTACTCGATACAAAAGGTCCTGAAATCCGTACGCATAAAATGACTGACGGCCAAATTGAATTGGTACGTGGTCAATCCGTCGATATTTCAATGGAAGAAGTACTAGGGACAGATAAAGTCTTTTCAGTCACATATGAAGAATTGATTAAAGATGTGGATCGCGGATCATTTGTCTTGTTAGATGATGGATTAATTGAACTTGAAGTGACAGGAAAAGATGAAGAAAATGGTCTGATTCATACAAAAGTAATTAATGCGGGACCATTAAAAGACAATAAAGGTGTAAATGTACCGAATGTTTCGGTTCAACTGCCGGGTATCACAGATAAAGACAAAGAAGATATTCTATTCGGAATTACACAAGGTGTCGATTTTATTGCGGCTTCATTCGTTCGTCGTGCATCTGATGTGATGGAAATTCGTGAATTACTTGATAATAATGATGGTGAAAAAATCCATATTGTACCGAAGATTGAAAACCAAGAAGGTGTGGACAACTTAGACGAAATTCTCCAGTTATCTGATGGATTGATGGTTGCGCGTGGAGATCTAGGTGTTGAAATACCTGCTGAAGAAGTGCCTCTAGTACAAAAGACCATGATCAAGAAATGTAACCAATTCGGTAAACCGGTTATTACAGCTACACAAATGCTGGATTCGATGCAACGAAACCCAAGACCTACTCGTGCAGAAGCAAGTGATGTGGCGAATGCGATTTTGGATGGTTCAGATGCTATTATGTTATCTGGTGAAACGGCAGCGGGATTATATCCAGTAGAATCAGTAAAAGTTATGTGTAAAATCGCATTATCAACAGAAGAGTCAATGGATTTCAAGTCTGTAGTCTCTACTCGCACAAGAGAAAAAGAAGGTAATTTGACAGAGGCGATAGGACAAGCAGCTGCTTATACAGCACTTAACTTGAATGTAAAAGCAATTTTAGCTCCTACAGAAAGTGGTCAGACAGCCGGAATGATTGCAAAGTATAGACCAGGAGTTCCGATTATTGCGGTGACTCGTTCTGAAGTGATTTGTAATAAGCTGACATTAATTTGGGGTGTTTATCCAATCGTAGGGAAAAAAGCATTGGATATTGACGGTATTCTTCAAGAATCCGTTGAAGAAAGTGTAAAACATCAATACGTCACACATGGCGATGTAGTCATCATAACTGCGGGTGTGCCTGTTGGAAAAGCAGGAACTACAAACTTAATGAAACTTCATGTCATTGGCGATTTGATCGGTCGTGGACAAGGTATCGGTAAAAATATCGCATTTGGCAAAGCGAAAATTGTTACTTCTTCAAAAGAAGCATTATCACTCGTAAACGAAGGCGATATTATTGTAACGCACGCAACGGATCGTGATATGTACGCGGCACTTGAAAAATGCGGTGGCATTATTACGGAAACGGCCGGACTCACTAGTCATGCAGCAGTAGTTGGTCTTAGTTTAGGAATTCCTGTAATTGTAGGTGTAGAAAATATTACTTCTGTTATTAAAAACGGCAGTGATATTACAATGGATGCTGCAAGTGGCGTTATTTATAACGGTCATGCAAAAGTATTGTAA
- the pfkA gene encoding 6-phosphofructokinase: MNRIAVLTSGGDAPGMNAAIRSVVRKAIYEGLEVSGVFHGYQGLIDGKIEQFQLGSVGDIIQRGGTILRSARCPEFMTEAGREKAYNQLKLHGIDGVVIIGGDGSFRGAYELVKLGIPCACVPATIDNDINGTQFTIGFDTALNTVVEAIDKIRDTATSHERSFIIEVMGRDAGDLALWAGLGGGAESILLPEKAFDVNEIVQRIKQSTGRGKKHSIIVLAEGMMPAHNLAEILKKEAGVETRVSILGHMQRGGSPSARDRVIASQYGSRAVESLIEGKQSVAIGMRNHKVVDYNLEEVFTKREKLDLSLLDLAQTLSI, from the coding sequence ATGAATAGAATTGCAGTGCTTACTAGTGGCGGCGATGCCCCGGGAATGAATGCAGCAATCCGTTCAGTTGTTAGAAAGGCAATTTACGAAGGATTAGAAGTATCAGGTGTGTTTCACGGATATCAAGGGTTAATTGATGGGAAAATTGAACAATTTCAATTAGGATCAGTAGGCGATATTATTCAACGTGGCGGAACCATTTTACGTTCTGCTAGATGTCCTGAATTTATGACTGAAGCAGGTCGGGAAAAAGCATATAACCAACTGAAACTGCATGGAATAGATGGTGTAGTCATTATAGGGGGCGATGGTTCCTTCCGCGGTGCTTATGAGCTGGTAAAGTTGGGTATACCTTGTGCGTGTGTACCAGCCACAATTGATAATGATATTAATGGCACGCAATTTACTATCGGTTTCGATACGGCACTGAATACAGTAGTAGAGGCAATAGATAAGATACGTGATACGGCTACTTCCCACGAACGTTCATTTATAATTGAGGTTATGGGTCGTGATGCTGGGGATCTGGCATTATGGGCAGGTTTAGGCGGTGGTGCAGAATCCATTCTGTTACCAGAAAAAGCGTTTGATGTGAATGAAATTGTTCAGCGCATAAAGCAAAGTACCGGCCGCGGCAAAAAACATAGTATTATTGTGTTGGCAGAAGGAATGATGCCAGCCCATAATCTTGCGGAAATCCTGAAAAAAGAAGCGGGTGTTGAAACGCGGGTCTCTATTTTAGGGCATATGCAAAGAGGAGGATCACCTTCCGCTCGTGACCGTGTTATAGCAAGCCAATATGGTTCGCGTGCTGTTGAATCATTAATTGAAGGAAAACAAAGTGTTGCTATTGGTATGAGAAATCATAAAGTGGTAGACTATAATTTAGAAGAAGTCTTTACGAAACGAGAAAAGTTGGACTTGTCATTACTGGATTTAGCTCAAACCTTATCCATTTAA
- a CDS encoding acetyl-CoA carboxylase carboxyltransferase subunit alpha translates to MSKTLAFEEPIVKLREKINELEEYTALNDVDLSSEIINLKNRLAKLEKDIYESMEPWDRVQVARHPARPTTTDYIQYLFEDFIEFHGDRNFGDDEAIVGGIASFEETAITIIGHQRGKDTKENVRRNFGMPHPEGYRKALRLMKQAEKFNRPIICFIDTKGAYPGKAAEERGQSEAIARNLVEMAGLKVPVISIVIGEGGSGGALALGVANHIHMLENSTYSVISPEGAASILWKDPTLAKQAAEAMKITAPDLKEMNIIDEIIPEVLGGAHRDPNNQANEIRLTLRRSLEALGKLSANELLENRYEKFRGIGVFSE, encoded by the coding sequence ATGAGTAAAACATTAGCTTTTGAAGAGCCTATTGTAAAATTGCGCGAGAAAATTAATGAATTGGAAGAATATACTGCATTAAATGATGTAGATCTTTCTTCAGAAATTATCAATTTGAAAAATCGTTTAGCGAAGTTAGAAAAAGACATTTACGAAAGTATGGAACCTTGGGATCGTGTACAAGTGGCTCGACATCCTGCGAGACCTACGACTACTGATTATATACAATACCTTTTTGAAGATTTCATAGAATTTCATGGAGATCGGAATTTCGGAGATGACGAGGCGATCGTCGGAGGAATTGCATCTTTTGAGGAAACAGCGATTACAATTATTGGTCATCAACGCGGGAAGGATACGAAAGAAAATGTTAGACGGAATTTCGGTATGCCGCATCCTGAAGGCTATCGTAAAGCACTTCGCCTAATGAAGCAAGCAGAAAAATTTAATCGTCCTATTATTTGTTTTATAGATACAAAAGGGGCATACCCTGGTAAAGCTGCAGAAGAACGCGGGCAAAGTGAAGCCATTGCTAGAAATTTAGTAGAAATGGCAGGATTGAAAGTGCCGGTAATTTCAATTGTCATAGGTGAAGGCGGAAGTGGTGGGGCACTCGCATTAGGAGTAGCAAATCATATTCATATGCTTGAGAACTCCACATACTCTGTTATTTCTCCAGAAGGTGCAGCTTCTATTCTATGGAAAGATCCGACATTAGCTAAACAAGCAGCGGAAGCGATGAAAATTACTGCACCCGATTTAAAAGAGATGAATATTATTGATGAAATCATTCCAGAAGTGTTAGGCGGCGCACATCGCGATCCAAATAATCAAGCCAATGAAATTCGTCTTACATTGCGCAGATCTCTTGAAGCGTTAGGAAAGTTGTCCGCCAATGAATTACTAGAAAACCGCTACGAGAAATTCCGAGGAATTGGTGTGTTTTCAGAATAA
- the accD gene encoding acetyl-CoA carboxylase, carboxyltransferase subunit beta, with protein sequence MSIRQLFKKKTKEENHTMTSEKSKSDVPEGIMTKCPECKHVILTKDLQKNGKVCPSCQHHYKMTAQERVEHLFDEESFESIDNHLKTENPLDFPSYTEKVMADAEATGLNEAVLTGTGRIQGKQIAVAIMDAHFRMGSMGSVVGEKITRAVEKATQLGIPMMIFSASGGARMQEGVLSLMQMAKVSVALERHAEKGLLYISIMTYPTTGGVSASFASVGDINLAEPKALIGFAGRRVIEQTVREKLPEDFQTSEFLLSHGQVDAVVHRNDLPGVLHKIIKLHGGNEVSPV encoded by the coding sequence ATGAGTATCCGACAATTATTTAAAAAGAAAACAAAAGAAGAAAATCATACAATGACATCTGAAAAGAGTAAAAGTGATGTACCTGAAGGTATTATGACAAAATGTCCGGAGTGTAAACATGTAATCTTAACAAAGGATTTACAAAAAAACGGTAAAGTTTGCCCTTCTTGTCAGCATCATTATAAAATGACGGCTCAAGAGCGAGTAGAACATTTATTTGATGAAGAGAGTTTTGAGTCTATTGATAATCACCTGAAAACTGAAAATCCTTTAGATTTTCCTTCATACACAGAAAAAGTTATGGCGGATGCCGAAGCTACTGGTTTAAACGAGGCAGTATTAACAGGGACTGGTCGTATTCAGGGGAAACAGATAGCAGTTGCTATTATGGATGCGCATTTTCGTATGGGCTCCATGGGGTCTGTTGTTGGAGAGAAAATTACTAGAGCGGTAGAAAAAGCTACGCAATTAGGAATTCCGATGATGATTTTTTCTGCAAGTGGTGGCGCACGGATGCAAGAAGGTGTATTGAGTTTAATGCAAATGGCAAAAGTGAGTGTAGCTTTAGAACGCCATGCTGAAAAGGGTTTGTTATATATATCCATTATGACTTATCCTACGACTGGTGGAGTGTCGGCCAGTTTTGCTTCGGTAGGAGATATTAATTTGGCTGAACCAAAAGCTCTTATTGGTTTTGCTGGACGCCGTGTAATTGAACAGACTGTACGAGAAAAGCTTCCTGAAGATTTTCAGACGTCGGAGTTTTTGTTGAGTCATGGACAAGTGGATGCGGTCGTTCACCGTAATGATTTGCCGGGAGTGCTGCATAAAATTATTAAGCTACACGGGGGAAATGAGGTTAGTCCGGTATGA
- a CDS encoding FadR/GntR family transcriptional regulator, with product MQNSQSSSKRFLDIIVELQSLIREQGIQYGDKLPSERHLAEKLQVSRTAVREALRSMELLGLIETKRGEGTFLSDFKKHQLVEVLSMFIMQQSRSVQDVVETRMIHERAAITAVTEKLELRMLPVWKGMQSKLAEEDACFLREDLVRETIIATENRLSLKIWFLLNQYSGVSYDIAITEKEEIAIVSELLDEMMAGHTKQAIACYEQWIDRVEGERREIE from the coding sequence ATGCAAAATTCACAATCATCATCCAAGAGGTTTTTGGATATTATCGTAGAGCTGCAATCGCTAATTCGAGAACAAGGAATTCAATACGGCGATAAACTGCCTTCCGAACGTCATTTAGCGGAGAAACTACAGGTTAGCAGAACAGCGGTCCGTGAAGCATTGCGCAGCATGGAATTATTAGGCTTGATTGAAACTAAGCGTGGAGAAGGTACGTTTCTATCCGATTTCAAAAAGCATCAATTAGTAGAAGTTCTTTCTATGTTCATCATGCAGCAATCACGATCTGTTCAAGATGTTGTGGAAACTAGAATGATTCACGAACGAGCGGCGATTACGGCTGTTACGGAAAAACTAGAACTGCGTATGTTACCGGTATGGAAGGGTATGCAAAGTAAATTAGCAGAAGAAGATGCATGCTTTTTACGTGAAGACTTAGTTCGTGAAACGATTATTGCAACTGAAAATCGGCTATCGTTAAAAATCTGGTTTTTACTGAATCAGTATAGCGGTGTATCTTACGATATAGCTATTACAGAAAAAGAAGAAATTGCAATCGTTAGTGAGCTATTAGATGAAATGATGGCAGGGCACACAAAACAGGCGATAGCTTGTTATGAACAATGGATAGACCGAGTTGAGGGAGAAAGAAGGGAAATTGAATGA